One genomic segment of Garra rufa chromosome 13, GarRuf1.0, whole genome shotgun sequence includes these proteins:
- the ivns1abpa gene encoding influenza virus NS1A-binding protein homolog A: protein MLLFCFFKGLISKMIPNGYLIFEDENFLDSTVAKMNALRKNGQFCDVRLQVCGHELMAHRAVLACCSPYLFEIFNSDLEPHGISHVKFEDLDPEAVEILLNYAYTAQLKADKELVKEVYSAAKRLKMDRVKQICGDYLLSKMDSQSAISYRNFASCMGDGRLLGKIDSYIQEHLLDVSEQEDFLKLPRLKLEVMLEDNLTLPSNGKLYSKVIGWVQRSLWENGEPLERLMEEVQMLYYSADHKLLDGSLLDGQAEVFGTEDDHIQFVQKKPLRENVHRQLSTSSSGSLSPGSAKHSCKQEWKYIASEKTTNNTYLCLAVLNGMLCVIFLHGRSSPQASPSATPCLTKSLSFEGQPLEEEPDKLLAPMHYARSGLGIAGMNSRLIAAGGYNREECLRTVECYDMNTDSWSFIAPMRTPRARFQMAVLMGQLYVMGGSNGHSDELSCGETYSPTAEEWTQVPELRTNRCNAGVCSLNNKLYVVGGSDPCGQKGLKNCDVFDPVSKAWTSCAPLNIRRHQAAVCELDGFMYVIGGAESWNCLNSVERYNPENNTWTLVAPMNIARRGAGVAVYEGKLFVVGGFDGSHALRCVEMYDPARNEWRMLGSMNSPRSNAGAAVLGDIIYAVGGFDGNDFLNSLEAYNPKTDEWSPCADALTNS from the exons ATGCTATTGTTTTGCTTTTTCAAAGGCTTAATTTCCAAAATGATTCCCAACGGATATTTGATCTTTGAGGACGAAAATTTCCTGGATTCCACCGTGGCCAAGATGAATGCCCTTAGAAAGAACGGCCAGTTCTGTGATGTGAGACTTCAG GTGTGTGGCCATGAATTGATGGCTCATCGTGCAGTTTTGGCTTGTTGCAGTCCATACCTCTTTGAAATTTTTAATAGTGACCTTGAACCTCATGGTATCTCTCATGTGAAATTTGAGGATCTGGACCCTGAGGCTGTGGAGATCCTTCTCAACTACGCTTACACTGCCCA GTTGAAGGCAGATAAAGAGCTGGTTAAGGAGGTTTACTCTGCAGCCAAACGGCTCAAAATGGACAGAGTGAAGCAG ATCTGTGGTGACTATCTTCTCTCCAAGATGGATTCCCAGAGCGCCATCTCCTATCGCAATTTTGCCAGCTGCATGGGAGACGGCCGTCTGCTGGGCAAGATCGATAGCTATATTCAGGAGCATCTTCTGGACGTGTCTGAGCAAGAGGATTTCCTCAAGCTGCCACGCCTTAAG TTGGAGGTGATGCTGGAGGATAACTTGACCTTGCCTAGTAATGGCAAGCTGTACTCGAAGGTGATTGGCTGGGTGCAACGCAGCCTGTGGGAAAACGGCGAACCCCTGGAGCGACTGATGGAGGAG GTGCAAATGCTGTACTATTCGGCCGATCACAAGCTGCTCGATGGAAGCCTGCTTGACGGGCAGGCTGAGGTGTTCGGCACTGAGGATGACCACATCCAGTTTGTGCAG AAGAAGCCCCTACGTGAGAATGTACACCGACAGCTGAGCACCAGCTCCTCTGGCAGTCTCTCCCCTGGATCCGCCAAACATTCCTGCAAGCAAGAGTGGAAATACATTGCTTCCGAGAAGACCACCA ACAATACGTATCTGTGTCTGGCCGTGTTGAACGGCATGCTGTGTGTGATCTTTCTGCATGGGCGCAGCAGTCCCCAGGCCTCACCCTCGGCTACACCTTGCCTAACCAAGAGTTTGAGTTTTGAGGGTCAGCCACTGGAAGAGGAACCGGACAAGCTGCTGGCACCCATGCACTACGCTCGCTCCGGCCTGGGCATTGCTGGTATGAACAGCCGACTCATCGCTGCAG GTGGCTACAATCGGGAGGAGTGCTTGAGGACTGTGGAATGTTACGACATGAATACAGACAGCTGGAGTTTCATTGCTCCAATGAGGACTCCACGTGCTCGGTTTCAGATGGCCGTGCTCATG GGTCAGCTTTACGTGATGGGTGGGTCCAATGGCCATTCAGATGAGCTGAGTTGTGGGGAGACCTACAGCCCTACTGCTGAAGAGTGGACTCAAGTGCCAGAACTCAGGACCAATCGTTGCAATGCAG GTGTCTGTTCTCTGAACAACAAGCTGTATGTTGTTGGGGGATCAGATCCATGCGGACAGAAAGGTCTGAAGAACTGTGATGTTTTTGACCCTGTGAGCAAGGCCTGGACCAGCTGTGCCCCTTTAAACATCA GGAGGCATCAGGCTGCCGTTTGCGAGTTGGATGGCTTCATGTACGTGATCGGAGGAGCAGAGTCGTGGAACTGTCTGAACAGTGTGGAACGCTACAATCCAGAAAATAACACCTGGACCCTTGTTGCCCCAATGAACATAGCTCGTAGAGGAGCTGGAGTGGCCGTCTATGAAG GTAAACTATTCGTGGTGGGCGGCTTTGATGGTTCTCATGCCCTGCGTTGCGTTGAAATGTACGACCCCGCCCGCAATGAATGGAGGATGCTGGGGAGCATGAACTCGCCACGCAGCAATGCTGGTGCGGCCGTGCTCGGTGACATCATCTACGCCGTTGGTGGCTTCGATGGAAACGATTTCCTCAATTCGCTTGAGGCCTACAACCCTAAAACAGACGAGTGGAGCCCCTGTGCAGATGCCTTGACCAATTCCTAA